The DNA window TATCATCAGGATCTCGAAGCGGCACAGTCGACTGTTGCCCTGGTGGCCAGTGATACAGTTGCTGCCTTTGTACTGCCGGATCAGCCCTGGGCCCGTCGCGTCAGTGGGGTCTACAGTAATCAGCTGGCGAACGATAATCCTGATCGCGGTCATGCGGTGCTGACGGTTAAGTCCAACGGTAACTATTTGGTTAGCGTGCGCGCGCCACTTAACAATAAGAAGGGTGCTGCGGCACTCTGTATGCAATTTGCTACAGGTGGTGGTCGTGAGGCTGCTGCGGGAATCAATGATTTGCCGGCAGATATGCTGGCGTCATTTTTGGATGCTTTTAAGAAAGCGTTTGGCGCTTAATTTATAGCGCGTAATATACGATTTTTAGTAACCAGTAATATAAGGAGAGAAAATTTTGTCCAAGGCACGCCCATTTTCCATTTTAGGTATTCAGCAGATCGCCGTCGGTGGCGCCAGCAAAGCTAAGTTGCGCGGTTTCTGGGTCGACTTGTTGGGGTTAAAATATCGCGATACCTTTGTCAGTGAATCTGAAAATGTCGATGAAGATATCTGTGAGATGGGTGCCGGTGCCTTTGCCGTGGAAGTGGATTTGATGCAGCCTCTGGATGCTGAGCGACGACCGCGGGTGGATAAACCGGCACTGAATCATGTGGGACTCTGGGTTGATGATTTGGCGTCGGCCGTGGATTGGCTCACTGAACAGGGTCTGCGCTTTACCCCCGGTGGTATTCGCAAAGGTGCGGCAGGGCACGACGTGTGTTTTGTTCATCCCGTGGCCAATGAAGAATTCCCCCTCTCGGCCGAAGGTGTCTTGGTTGAGTTGGTGCAGGCACCAGAGACGGTTATTGCAGCTTATAAGGTTTTGGCTGAGGCTTCTTAGTCTAGGTTTTTTATTAAAAGCTCTTAATCTAGAGCTTTTAATCTAGGGCTTTTAATCTAGAGGTCTGCCATAAGAGAGCTGCAATCAGTCAGCTCCTGAGCAATCACATGGACCACATTGCCATCTGTCTCCACCACGCCTTTAACCATTAGCAGACTGCCTTTCAATAAGGCTTCGCGACAGCGCTCCTGAACTGTTGTCCAGACTACTATATTGCTATTCCCGGTTTCATCCTCAAGGGTTAAAAAAATCACTCCCGACGCCGTACCCGGTCGCTGGCGTCCGGTGACCAACCCGGCTATGCGCACAAAGCGGCGATTACCCATGGTCGGTAGATCAATGGTTTGCTTGCAGCGCTGCAGGGTTTTGGACTGCTCCCGCAGTATTGCCATGGGGTGACGGCCGAGGCTGACACCGGTACTGCTGTAATCGGCATTTAGCTCTTCCACCTCTGAGGGCGTGGATAGGATAGCCGGGAGGGATTCACTGTCTTGTACTGACTCCAGCAGCGGTCGATAGTCTTCAATAGCCAGTGCATCCCAGTGTGCTTGACGACGATTGCTAGTGAGGGAGCGCAATGCACCGGCACTGCTCAGCAGGGCCAGATCCGCTTGGGATAATCCTGCCGCTCGACTCAGATCTTGGAGACTGTTAAATCTCTGGGGACTATTTCTGCCGGCATAGACAATCTTCTCTGCGGCTCGATGTGAGAAGCCTTTAATTAAACAGAGCCCCAAGCGTATTGCCGGTTCAGCGCTGCTGCCAGTTTCCAAGCTACCCGTTTCCAAGCTACTGGTTTCCAAGCTACTGGTTTCCAAGCTGTGCTCCCAGCCGCTGTGGCACACATCTATGGGACGGATCTCTATCCGATGCCGCTGAGCGTCCTGTAATAGCTGTGATGGGGTATAAAAACCCATGGGCTGGCTGTTGAGCAGGGCACAGCAGAAGGCCGCAGGATGGTGGCATTTAAGCCAGGCGGAGACGTAGGCGAGCAGGGCAAAGCTGGCGGAGTGAGATTCGGGGAAGCCATAGACCCCAAAGCCTTGGATCTGTTTGTATAGGCGCTCGGCAAAATCCAGAGAATAGCCTCGCGCCATCATGCCGTCGGTTAGTTTCTGTTCAAACTGGACCAGAGTCGGGTTGTTGCCCGAGCTGGATCCGCTTTTCCCAGAACTGGCCATGGCGCGACGTAACTGGTCTGCCTGACCGCCACTAAATCCCGCCGCAACCATAGCCAGACGAATGACCTGCTCCTGAAATACTGGGATACCCAGAGTCCGTTCCAGCACCGATTTAATTTCCTGGCTGGGATAGTCCACGGCTTCCAAGCCCTGTCGACGGCGCAAGTAAGGATGCACCATACCGCCTTGAATGGGGCCGGGACGAACAATGGCAATTTCGATAACCAGATCGTAAAAACAGCGTGGCTTTAGACGCGGCAACATGGCCATCTGGGCTCGTGATTCAATCTGAAACACACCGACACTGTCGGCGGCGCAGAGCATATCGTAGGTCTCGGGATCGTCTTTGGGGATGGACTGCATGGTTAA is part of the SAR92 clade bacterium H455 genome and encodes:
- a CDS encoding VOC family protein, which translates into the protein MSKARPFSILGIQQIAVGGASKAKLRGFWVDLLGLKYRDTFVSESENVDEDICEMGAGAFAVEVDLMQPLDAERRPRVDKPALNHVGLWVDDLASAVDWLTEQGLRFTPGGIRKGAAGHDVCFVHPVANEEFPLSAEGVLVELVQAPETVIAAYKVLAEAS